Proteins encoded together in one Amblyraja radiata isolate CabotCenter1 chromosome 11, sAmbRad1.1.pri, whole genome shotgun sequence window:
- the LOC116978527 gene encoding MRN complex-interacting protein isoform X1, with protein sequence MAQQFQALRCCFCTTFQVQQVKKSKKWNCKLCAEKQSMLKVYGQGSGADCRKHVQRLNMLQGLKMQEMEATTWPTEEGADSSQDCQPQTVSAESGQSHAASRWNVYLDQKLVEETKEGGGGGGDDEIVYTDRQRFQTDMKNAGRGRSKRKRGSHFDSEKLRPYGDRTDINAKETAGMKKKHMNSSMIEGSKWSSDTGEERDNLHRSNSAIQLADKGQSNEDLLTKRTEASKWDKFLPLSNAAVSCEQHSATARLPLPLADEDDEAVSAAPASVLRTADPEPSLSPTTQTAAKIETQPVTAATVEHVEGTSEVMDLSRLCDCTGVSINAGGAGKDCQAQLASTVSVYRAARVSSSLSSGTSLSPLVSAPHQRSAAESPQSAPGLTSKQPCPFVSLFQTDEDFDL encoded by the exons ATGGCGCAGCAGTTCCAGGCGCTGAGGTGTTGCTTTTGCACCACCTTCCAGGTCCAGCAG GTTAAAAAGAGCAAGAAGTGGAACTGCAAACTATGCGCAGAGAAACAGTCAATGCTGAAG GTGTATGGCCAGGGCTCGGGGGCTGATTGCAGAAAACATGTACAGAGACTAAACATGCTGCAAGGACTGAAGATGCAGGAGATGGAAGCCACAACCTG GCCCACTGAGGAAGGAGCAGATTCCAGCCAGGATTGCCAACCTCAAACAGTTAGTGCGGAGAGTGGACAG AGCCACGCAGCTAGTCGTTGGAACGTTTATCTGGACCAGAAGCTGGTAGAAGAAAcaaaagaaggaggaggaggaggaggagatgacgAGATTGTGTACACTGACAGGCAACGGTTCCAGACAGACATGAAGAATGCTGGCAGAGGTCGAAG TAAACGTAAAAGAGGATCGCACTTTGACTCTGAGAAACTGCGTCCATATGGAGATCGTACTGATATCAATGCAAAGGAGACTGCTGGAATGAAAAAG AAGCACATGAATTCCTCAATGATTGAAGGCAGCAAATGGAGCTCCGAtactggagaggagagggataatttacaccggTCCAACTCGGCAATCCAGTTGGCTGACAAAGGCCAAAGTAATGAAGATTTGTTGACCAAACGGACAGAAGCCTCGAAGTGGGATAAGTTCCTCCCTCTCAGCAACGCGGCTGTCAGCTGTGAGCAGCACTCTGCCACCGCTCGCCTCCCCCTTCCCCTGGCAGATGAAGATGATGAGGCTGTTTCTGCTGCTCCTGCCAGTGTGCTGCGGACCGCTGATCCTGAGCCAAGCCTGTCGCCCACAACACAAACAGCTGCGAAGATAGAGACTCAGCCAGTGACAGCAGCCACTGTGGAACACGTGGAAGGAACCAGTGAGGTGATGGATTTATCTAGACTTTGTGACTGTACAGGAGTGAGCATCAACGCTGGTGGGGCAGGGAAGGACTGCCAGGCACAACTGGCATCCACTGTATCTGTTTATCGTGCTGCCAGAGTTTCAAGCTCCCTCAGCTCAGGGACCTCCTTGTCCCCGCTGGTGTCTGCTCCCCATCAACGATCGGCCGCAGAGTCACCACAATCAGCTCCTGGATTAACCTCCAAGCAACCCTGTCCCTTTGTGTCACTGTTTCAGACAGATGAGGACTTCGAtttgtga
- the LOC116978527 gene encoding MRN complex-interacting protein isoform X2 produces the protein MAQQFQALRCCFCTTFQVQQVYGQGSGADCRKHVQRLNMLQGLKMQEMEATTWPTEEGADSSQDCQPQTVSAESGQSHAASRWNVYLDQKLVEETKEGGGGGGDDEIVYTDRQRFQTDMKNAGRGRSKRKRGSHFDSEKLRPYGDRTDINAKETAGMKKKHMNSSMIEGSKWSSDTGEERDNLHRSNSAIQLADKGQSNEDLLTKRTEASKWDKFLPLSNAAVSCEQHSATARLPLPLADEDDEAVSAAPASVLRTADPEPSLSPTTQTAAKIETQPVTAATVEHVEGTSEVMDLSRLCDCTGVSINAGGAGKDCQAQLASTVSVYRAARVSSSLSSGTSLSPLVSAPHQRSAAESPQSAPGLTSKQPCPFVSLFQTDEDFDL, from the exons ATGGCGCAGCAGTTCCAGGCGCTGAGGTGTTGCTTTTGCACCACCTTCCAGGTCCAGCAG GTGTATGGCCAGGGCTCGGGGGCTGATTGCAGAAAACATGTACAGAGACTAAACATGCTGCAAGGACTGAAGATGCAGGAGATGGAAGCCACAACCTG GCCCACTGAGGAAGGAGCAGATTCCAGCCAGGATTGCCAACCTCAAACAGTTAGTGCGGAGAGTGGACAG AGCCACGCAGCTAGTCGTTGGAACGTTTATCTGGACCAGAAGCTGGTAGAAGAAAcaaaagaaggaggaggaggaggaggagatgacgAGATTGTGTACACTGACAGGCAACGGTTCCAGACAGACATGAAGAATGCTGGCAGAGGTCGAAG TAAACGTAAAAGAGGATCGCACTTTGACTCTGAGAAACTGCGTCCATATGGAGATCGTACTGATATCAATGCAAAGGAGACTGCTGGAATGAAAAAG AAGCACATGAATTCCTCAATGATTGAAGGCAGCAAATGGAGCTCCGAtactggagaggagagggataatttacaccggTCCAACTCGGCAATCCAGTTGGCTGACAAAGGCCAAAGTAATGAAGATTTGTTGACCAAACGGACAGAAGCCTCGAAGTGGGATAAGTTCCTCCCTCTCAGCAACGCGGCTGTCAGCTGTGAGCAGCACTCTGCCACCGCTCGCCTCCCCCTTCCCCTGGCAGATGAAGATGATGAGGCTGTTTCTGCTGCTCCTGCCAGTGTGCTGCGGACCGCTGATCCTGAGCCAAGCCTGTCGCCCACAACACAAACAGCTGCGAAGATAGAGACTCAGCCAGTGACAGCAGCCACTGTGGAACACGTGGAAGGAACCAGTGAGGTGATGGATTTATCTAGACTTTGTGACTGTACAGGAGTGAGCATCAACGCTGGTGGGGCAGGGAAGGACTGCCAGGCACAACTGGCATCCACTGTATCTGTTTATCGTGCTGCCAGAGTTTCAAGCTCCCTCAGCTCAGGGACCTCCTTGTCCCCGCTGGTGTCTGCTCCCCATCAACGATCGGCCGCAGAGTCACCACAATCAGCTCCTGGATTAACCTCCAAGCAACCCTGTCCCTTTGTGTCACTGTTTCAGACAGATGAGGACTTCGAtttgtga
- the sqstm1 gene encoding sequestosome-1 isoform X1 encodes MDLNVKVYLLGKDDSSREIRRFSLDPAVSSSCRHLYNKVAGVFDGLRSESFLMYYKDEEGDMVAFSTDDELSMALSYLQEGTFRVYIKEKKEYKHGQDKTGVVHPNIVCDACNGPVVGARYKCSMCPDYDLCSGCKGKGFHKEHEMILLQSPQFFHPFERIPRGMWFHKKRNSGMCRWAMGQQDSTAQAATCPGRQQSPATDPTPAGQGASSESQRQDKNVSYLQSVGRNVAAMLSPLGEFERSRTLVACRSLCPTAHWSNAESTEREEEDELPRGIDVDIDVEHKGHRFKAAECSVNSQPESADSSSRPDLLVANQKQKTPGGSAASSLQQSEADLMDVEQSSHSHSSLVAFNPTDGEPKSPGVDSEEEWTHLSPKGVDPSTGELQSMQQLHLQDPEGVASSNQQQGPDSYIQGPTGLREAAVYPHLPQDAEPRLIEALSQMLSMGFHDEEGWLTRLLQAKQGDIGSALDAMQPAKGPARQ; translated from the exons ATGGATCTTAACGTCAAGGTCTACCTGCTGGGCAAGGACGATAGCAGCCGGGAGATCCGGCGCTTCAGCCTAGACCCTGCCGTGTCCTCCAGCTGCCGGCACCTCTACAACAAGGTGGCCGGCGTCTTCGATGGACTGCGCTCCGAGAGCTTCCTCATGTACTACAAAG ACGAGGAAGGGGATATGGTCGCTTTCTCCACTGACGATGAGCTGTCCATGGCCCTGTCCTACCTTCAGGAAGGCACTTTTCGCGTCTACATTAAAG aaaagaaggaatacAAACACGGGCAGGACAAGACCGGGGTGGTTCATCCAAACATTGTGTGTGACGCCTGCAATGGGCCGGTGGTGGGTGCTCGCTACAAGTGCTCCATGTGTCCGGACTACGATCTGTGCAGCGGCTGCAAGGGGAAGGGGTTCCACAAGGAACATGAGATGATACTCCTGCAGTCTCCGCAGTTCTTCCATCCATTTGAG CGGATTCCCAGAGGCATGTGGTTCCATAAGAAGAGGAACTCGGGAATGTGTCGCTGGGCAATGGGACAGCAAGATTCCACGGCCCAGGCTGCGACATGCCCAGGCAGACAGCAGTCGCCAGCAACTGACCCAACCCCTGCTGGGCAAG GTGCATCATCTGAGAGCCAGAGGCAGGACAAGAACGTGAGCTACTTGCAGAGTGTGGGCCGAAATGTGGCTGCAATGCTCAGTCCCCTGGGTGAGTTTGAAAGGTCCCGGACCCTGGTCGCCTGTCGTAGCCTTTGCCCAACGGCGCACTGGTCCAACGCTGAGTCgacggagagggaggaggaggatgagctTCCGAGAG GTATTGATGTAGACATTGATGTGGAACACAAGGGCCATCGCTTTAAGGCAGCCGAGTGCTCGGTAAACAGCCAACCTGAGTCTGCAGACAGCAGCAGCCGCCCTGATTTGCTCGTTGCCAACCAGAAGCAGAAGACACCGGGGGGATCTGCCGCCTCCAGCCTGCAGCAGAGTGAAGCTGACCTGATGGACGTGGAACAGTCTTCCCACAGTCACAGCTCCTTGGTGGCTTTCAACCCAACAGACGGGGAGCCCAAG AGTCCCGGCGTTGACAGTGAGGAGGAATGGACTCACCTCTCACCAAAAGGAGTTGATCCATCCACAGGGGAACTGCAATCAATGCAACAACTTCACCTGCAAGACCCCGAGGGAGTGGCTTCCTCAAACCAGCAACAAGGCCCAGACTCTTATATCCAGGGACCAACTGGACTGAGAGAGGCAGCTGTGTATCCTCACCTCCCACAAG ATGCGGAGCCGCGGCTGATAGAAGCCCTGTCCCAGATGCTGTCCATGGGGTTCCACGACGAGGAGGGGTGGCTGACGCGGCTGCTGCAGGCCAAGCAGGGTGACATTGGATCGGCGCTGGATGCAATGCAGCCTGCCAAGGGGCCGGCGCGCCAATGA
- the sqstm1 gene encoding sequestosome-1 isoform X2, producing MDLNVKVYLLGKDDSSREIRRFSLDPAVSSSCRHLYNKVAGVFDGLRSESFLMYYKDEEGDMVAFSTDDELSMALSYLQEGTFRVYIKEKKEYKHGQDKTGVVHPNIVCDACNGPVVGARYKCSMCPDYDLCSGCKGKGFHKEHEMILLQSPQFFHPFERIPRGMWFHKKRNSGMCRWAMGQQDSTAQAATCPGRQQSPATDPTPAGQGASSESQRQDKNVSYLQSVGRNVAAMLSPLGIDVDIDVEHKGHRFKAAECSVNSQPESADSSSRPDLLVANQKQKTPGGSAASSLQQSEADLMDVEQSSHSHSSLVAFNPTDGEPKSPGVDSEEEWTHLSPKGVDPSTGELQSMQQLHLQDPEGVASSNQQQGPDSYIQGPTGLREAAVYPHLPQDAEPRLIEALSQMLSMGFHDEEGWLTRLLQAKQGDIGSALDAMQPAKGPARQ from the exons ATGGATCTTAACGTCAAGGTCTACCTGCTGGGCAAGGACGATAGCAGCCGGGAGATCCGGCGCTTCAGCCTAGACCCTGCCGTGTCCTCCAGCTGCCGGCACCTCTACAACAAGGTGGCCGGCGTCTTCGATGGACTGCGCTCCGAGAGCTTCCTCATGTACTACAAAG ACGAGGAAGGGGATATGGTCGCTTTCTCCACTGACGATGAGCTGTCCATGGCCCTGTCCTACCTTCAGGAAGGCACTTTTCGCGTCTACATTAAAG aaaagaaggaatacAAACACGGGCAGGACAAGACCGGGGTGGTTCATCCAAACATTGTGTGTGACGCCTGCAATGGGCCGGTGGTGGGTGCTCGCTACAAGTGCTCCATGTGTCCGGACTACGATCTGTGCAGCGGCTGCAAGGGGAAGGGGTTCCACAAGGAACATGAGATGATACTCCTGCAGTCTCCGCAGTTCTTCCATCCATTTGAG CGGATTCCCAGAGGCATGTGGTTCCATAAGAAGAGGAACTCGGGAATGTGTCGCTGGGCAATGGGACAGCAAGATTCCACGGCCCAGGCTGCGACATGCCCAGGCAGACAGCAGTCGCCAGCAACTGACCCAACCCCTGCTGGGCAAG GTGCATCATCTGAGAGCCAGAGGCAGGACAAGAACGTGAGCTACTTGCAGAGTGTGGGCCGAAATGTGGCTGCAATGCTCAGTCCCCTGG GTATTGATGTAGACATTGATGTGGAACACAAGGGCCATCGCTTTAAGGCAGCCGAGTGCTCGGTAAACAGCCAACCTGAGTCTGCAGACAGCAGCAGCCGCCCTGATTTGCTCGTTGCCAACCAGAAGCAGAAGACACCGGGGGGATCTGCCGCCTCCAGCCTGCAGCAGAGTGAAGCTGACCTGATGGACGTGGAACAGTCTTCCCACAGTCACAGCTCCTTGGTGGCTTTCAACCCAACAGACGGGGAGCCCAAG AGTCCCGGCGTTGACAGTGAGGAGGAATGGACTCACCTCTCACCAAAAGGAGTTGATCCATCCACAGGGGAACTGCAATCAATGCAACAACTTCACCTGCAAGACCCCGAGGGAGTGGCTTCCTCAAACCAGCAACAAGGCCCAGACTCTTATATCCAGGGACCAACTGGACTGAGAGAGGCAGCTGTGTATCCTCACCTCCCACAAG ATGCGGAGCCGCGGCTGATAGAAGCCCTGTCCCAGATGCTGTCCATGGGGTTCCACGACGAGGAGGGGTGGCTGACGCGGCTGCTGCAGGCCAAGCAGGGTGACATTGGATCGGCGCTGGATGCAATGCAGCCTGCCAAGGGGCCGGCGCGCCAATGA
- the sqstm1 gene encoding sequestosome-1 isoform X3 translates to MDLNVKVYLLGKDDSSREIRRFSLDPAVSSSCRHLYNKVAGVFDGLRSESFLMYYKDEEGDMVAFSTDDELSMALSYLQEGTFRVYIKEKKEYKHGQDKTGVVHPNIVCDACNGPVVGARYKCSMCPDYDLCSGCKGKGFHKEHEMILLQSPQFFHPFERIPRGMWFHKKRNSGMCRWAMGQQDSTAQAATCPGRQQSPATDPTPAGQGIDVDIDVEHKGHRFKAAECSVNSQPESADSSSRPDLLVANQKQKTPGGSAASSLQQSEADLMDVEQSSHSHSSLVAFNPTDGEPKSPGVDSEEEWTHLSPKGVDPSTGELQSMQQLHLQDPEGVASSNQQQGPDSYIQGPTGLREAAVYPHLPQDAEPRLIEALSQMLSMGFHDEEGWLTRLLQAKQGDIGSALDAMQPAKGPARQ, encoded by the exons ATGGATCTTAACGTCAAGGTCTACCTGCTGGGCAAGGACGATAGCAGCCGGGAGATCCGGCGCTTCAGCCTAGACCCTGCCGTGTCCTCCAGCTGCCGGCACCTCTACAACAAGGTGGCCGGCGTCTTCGATGGACTGCGCTCCGAGAGCTTCCTCATGTACTACAAAG ACGAGGAAGGGGATATGGTCGCTTTCTCCACTGACGATGAGCTGTCCATGGCCCTGTCCTACCTTCAGGAAGGCACTTTTCGCGTCTACATTAAAG aaaagaaggaatacAAACACGGGCAGGACAAGACCGGGGTGGTTCATCCAAACATTGTGTGTGACGCCTGCAATGGGCCGGTGGTGGGTGCTCGCTACAAGTGCTCCATGTGTCCGGACTACGATCTGTGCAGCGGCTGCAAGGGGAAGGGGTTCCACAAGGAACATGAGATGATACTCCTGCAGTCTCCGCAGTTCTTCCATCCATTTGAG CGGATTCCCAGAGGCATGTGGTTCCATAAGAAGAGGAACTCGGGAATGTGTCGCTGGGCAATGGGACAGCAAGATTCCACGGCCCAGGCTGCGACATGCCCAGGCAGACAGCAGTCGCCAGCAACTGACCCAACCCCTGCTGGGCAAG GTATTGATGTAGACATTGATGTGGAACACAAGGGCCATCGCTTTAAGGCAGCCGAGTGCTCGGTAAACAGCCAACCTGAGTCTGCAGACAGCAGCAGCCGCCCTGATTTGCTCGTTGCCAACCAGAAGCAGAAGACACCGGGGGGATCTGCCGCCTCCAGCCTGCAGCAGAGTGAAGCTGACCTGATGGACGTGGAACAGTCTTCCCACAGTCACAGCTCCTTGGTGGCTTTCAACCCAACAGACGGGGAGCCCAAG AGTCCCGGCGTTGACAGTGAGGAGGAATGGACTCACCTCTCACCAAAAGGAGTTGATCCATCCACAGGGGAACTGCAATCAATGCAACAACTTCACCTGCAAGACCCCGAGGGAGTGGCTTCCTCAAACCAGCAACAAGGCCCAGACTCTTATATCCAGGGACCAACTGGACTGAGAGAGGCAGCTGTGTATCCTCACCTCCCACAAG ATGCGGAGCCGCGGCTGATAGAAGCCCTGTCCCAGATGCTGTCCATGGGGTTCCACGACGAGGAGGGGTGGCTGACGCGGCTGCTGCAGGCCAAGCAGGGTGACATTGGATCGGCGCTGGATGCAATGCAGCCTGCCAAGGGGCCGGCGCGCCAATGA